The Anoxybacillus amylolyticus DNA segment TTTCAAACTGCTTTTCGCGCATCCGGAAATAATGGTAATACCCTTCCTCATTGCGCCAAAAATGATTTTCTGCATTGCGCCATGCAAGAGCCTTGGCCTCGCGTAACACATCAGCCACGAGCATCAATTCTTTTCCATCCCAATTGCTTTCATTTGTTCGCAAATATTTAACGATTTCTTTGAAAATGATACGAAATAAATCTTCCACAATCCTCTGATGCTCTTTCAATTTGCTTTCGACACTTGGCATATACATATTGACAATCAAAGCAACCCCGATACCGATAGTAATAAGGAAAACTTCATTTATCACCATGTCGAACGTAAATCGTTTTGCTGAATAAAAATGAAGAATAACAACCGAGCTTGTTGCAATACCGTCTGTCAATCTTAAGCGAACAGTTGTCGGAATAAATAAAAGAAGTAACAACCCGACGATGATCGGATGGTAAGCGATTCCTTCGAAAAATACAAAAGAAAAAACGATCGCAATAAGACAAGCAAGAAAACGTGCCCACGCCGTTTCAAGCGATTTCTTTTTTGTCACCTGAATGCATAATAGCGTAATAATTCCCGCCGAAGCGAAGTTAGAAAGATCAAAATGCTGTGCTACAATTATCGAAATCGCCACACCGATGGCTGTTTTTATTGTACGGTATCCTATTTTCAACATAACATAAGCTCCTTGTCATCCCAGGCATGTTGATTAACCATTAAAAAACAGTTGATTTCTCCTTATTCCTAGCTTTTCTGCCGTAGTCGGCAAGCGGTTCGCTTGCCGGCTGGGAGTATTACCATGCCCTCCTCGAACAATGAACGCTTTGCGGACAAATGACATTTATCCGCCGGCGTTCTTGTTCGAGAGAAGAGGCAAAAAAGCTTGTGTTTAGCTATATAATTGTTTGTTTTTAGTAAAATAATCGATAATGAACAATCGTGATGTCATCCATTTCCTTGAATACAATAATGAATAATCGACACTCGTGTTTTAATGCAATCGTTCTAATTATTTTTCTTGTACTATAAACAAAATAAAAAGGTGATCTTCGACCACCTTTTTATTATAACATTTTTTCAAGAAATTCCTGCGCCCGTTTGCTTTTCGGTGATGCAAAAAATTCACTCGGCGGCGCATCTTCAACAAGTTGTCCGCCATCTAAAAAGAGCACTCGGTCAGCCACCTCTCGAGCAAATCCCATTTCATGTGTCACAATCGCCATTGTCATCCCTGTATGAGCAAGAGATTTCATGACTTCTAATACTTCTTTCACCATTTCCGGATCAAGCGCCGAGGTCGGCTCATCAAACAACATTACTTCAGGCGACATCGCAAGCGCACGAGCAATGGCAACACGTTGTTTTTGACCACCTGACAATCGGCCAGGATATTCATTCGCTTTTTCCGCTAAACCAACTTTGCGCAACAATTCCATCCCTTTTGCTTCCGCCTCTTGTTTCGCTACCCCTTTTACTTTCATCGGAGCGTACATTAAATTTTCCAACACGGTCATATGAGGGAATAAATGGAAATGTTGAAACACCATCCCGACATTTTGTCGCACTTTCATAATATCCGTTTTGCGATCGGTGATCTCTTGACCACCAATCCAAATCTTCCCTTTCGTCGGCTCTTCCAGTAAGTTCATACAACGAAGAAATGTTGATTTTCCCGACCCTGAAGGACCGATAATGGCAACGACTTCACCTTGTGCGATCGTTGTCGTGATACCTTTAAGTACCTCAAGCTTACCAAATGATTTATGAAGATCGACTACTTTAATCACTTTTTCTCATTCTCCCTTCAACCGCTTTGCCAAGCAGCGTGAGGATCATTACTAAAACATAATAAATCAATCCAGCGACAAGCAACGGCTCAAAAAACGCGTATTTTTGACCACCAACAATATAGGCGCGCCGCATAATGTCAGTTGCTCCAATGACAGTGACGACAGCCGATTCCTTTGTTAATGTAATAAATTCATTCATTAATGCTGGTAGAATGTTTTTAAGTGCCTGTGGCAAAATAATATCTAGCATCATCCGTCGATATGGAACACCAAGAGCCATTGCCGCTTCCCGTTGTCCTTTATCAACCGCTAAAATTCCTGCGCGGATAATTTCAGAAATATACGCAGCAGAGTTTAAACCAAACGCAATAACCGCAGCTGGAAACGCCTCAATTTCAAAGCCGATGATTTGCGGCAAGCCGAAGTAAATAATCATGAGCTGCAGGACAAGCGGGGTGCCGCGAAACACAGACGTATACGCGTCAGCAAGCCACGTCAACAGCTTGATTCGTCCAATCTTAAACAACGCCAAAATAATACCAAGCACAAAACCTAACAAGGCGGCGAATGCGACGATTTTCAAAGTGACAGTAATGCCTTGCAAGATGTACGGTATCGATGGCACGATTTGCGAGAAATTAAGATTCACGCGAAAAACCGTCCTTCCCTCATATAATCAAAAAGAGTCTGACTCAACGCGCCTCTCACACGGTTTTGCCGCGGTACGAAACGCGTTTTGAGCCATCCTCACATTATTGTTGGTCAAACCATTTTTTGATCAGCTTGTCCACTTCACCGTTTTTCATTTTTTCCTTCAATACTTTGTTGAATTCCGCTGTCAGCTTGCTTCCTTTCGGGAATGCGATCGCGGAACCGGCTTCTTCTTCGTTTGTCGGAATCGTTGTTCCTTCTAACTTTCCGCCGCTATTTTTAATATAACCTTTTGCAACCGTGTCCTCGATAATCGCTGCATCGAAGCGACCAGCTTGAATTTCTTGGATGAGCTCTGGAATACGGTTGCGGCTTTCAAGCTTCATATGAATCGTTTTCGAAAGCTTCTGTGCTTCTCCTTCTTGAATCGAACCCGTTTGTACACCGACCGTTTTCCCTTTTAAATCTTTAACGGTTTTAATACCGCTTCCTTTTTTCGTCACAATCATATTTCTTGCAACATAGTACACATCAGAAAAATCGACGTTTTTCTTGCGTTCTTTTGTCGGTGTCATCCCAGCCAACACGAAATCTACTTTTCCAGATTGCAGCGCCGGAATCAACCCGCTAAAATCCATATCCACGATTTCAAATTTGTAGCCAAGTTCGTCGGCAATCATTTTCGCTAAATCAACATCGAATCCTATAATTTCATCACCTTTGGCTGTGTCTATATACTCAAACGGAGCATAGTCAGCCGATGTTCCCATTTTTAGTACTTTCTTTTCTTCACTGGCTTGCTTTCCTGTCTTTTCTTTCGATGTACCGCACGCAGATAGCAAGCCAATTAATAAAATGCTAGATACCAATAACATAACCCATTTTTTCACAAAAGAATCCCCCTTTTTTCTCTAAAAATTTTAAAAAGTTTTAATAATATTATGAGATAAGTTTTTTATGATTGCAATCATTTTTCAAAATGAATATAAATGAAACAATTTGTATAATAACACACTCGTTAATAATTATGCAATTACTTTTTTAAATATAATTTTCACGTTATAAAAATAAAAGGATCTGCTCTTTCGAAAAGAAACAGATCCTTCAGTTATTTACACCTCATCGCAATATTGCTCAAACGCTGCTTGCAATTTTTGAATGACAGCGACCGGCTCATGCCCTTCGATTTCGTGGCGCGGAATCATCGTGCAAAGCTTTCCGTCCTTTAGCAGCGCGAACGACGGCGAAGACGGTGGATGCCCGTCAAAATATTCTCTTGCTCTTGCCGTTGCTTCTTTGTCTTGACCAGCAAATACCGTTACTAAATAATCGGGGCGCTTATCGTAATGAATCGCATGTGCTGCCGCAGGGCGCGCAATGCCGCCGGCGCAGCCACAAACAGAGTTAATCATTACTAACGTTGTTCCTTTGCGCGCAAACGCTTGATCGACGTCTTTGGGTGTGCGCAACTCTTCATAGCCTGCCGCTACGATCTCGCGGCGCGCCTGTTCGACGATGTCGTTAAAAAGTTGAAACTGAAACACATTATCCCTCCTTTCCTTCTATCGTACCACATTTTTTCGTTATTCCCTACTCTCATATGCTGCAATGAGTTCTTGCACTGCTTGTGTGACCGCTTTCGTTCCCGACATGACGTGGTTTTCGATAATCGGCAATTTTTCTCTCACACGCGGATTGGCGAAAAAGCTTGTTTCTAAATAGTCTTTAATCATCGCATATACCCAATCTTTTAGTTGATGGCGGCGACGTGTGTCAAATACGCCCGATTGTTTCGTTACAGCGACAAACGTTTCAACGACGCGCCAAACGTCCTCA contains these protein-coding regions:
- a CDS encoding transporter substrate-binding domain-containing protein — encoded protein: MLLVSSILLIGLLSACGTSKEKTGKQASEEKKVLKMGTSADYAPFEYIDTAKGDEIIGFDVDLAKMIADELGYKFEIVDMDFSGLIPALQSGKVDFVLAGMTPTKERKKNVDFSDVYYVARNMIVTKKGSGIKTVKDLKGKTVGVQTGSIQEGEAQKLSKTIHMKLESRNRIPELIQEIQAGRFDAAIIEDTVAKGYIKNSGGKLEGTTIPTNEEEAGSAIAFPKGSKLTAEFNKVLKEKMKNGEVDKLIKKWFDQQ
- a CDS encoding aromatic acid exporter family protein codes for the protein MLKIGYRTIKTAIGVAISIIVAQHFDLSNFASAGIITLLCIQVTKKKSLETAWARFLACLIAIVFSFVFFEGIAYHPIIVGLLLLLFIPTTVRLRLTDGIATSSVVILHFYSAKRFTFDMVINEVFLITIGIGVALIVNMYMPSVESKLKEHQRIVEDLFRIIFKEIVKYLRTNESNWDGKELMLVADVLREAKALAWRNAENHFWRNEEGYYHYFRMREKQFEIIERVLPLVTSFTYTVEQRMAVANFIDELSDAIHPGNTADRFLRQLHEMKKQAERMPLPKTREEFEERAALLHLVKELEQYLIIKSQFHPLS
- a CDS encoding BrxA/BrxB family bacilliredoxin, with protein sequence MFQFQLFNDIVEQARREIVAAGYEELRTPKDVDQAFARKGTTLVMINSVCGCAGGIARPAAAHAIHYDKRPDYLVTVFAGQDKEATARAREYFDGHPPSSPSFALLKDGKLCTMIPRHEIEGHEPVAVIQKLQAAFEQYCDEV
- a CDS encoding amino acid ABC transporter permease; its protein translation is MNLNFSQIVPSIPYILQGITVTLKIVAFAALLGFVLGIILALFKIGRIKLLTWLADAYTSVFRGTPLVLQLMIIYFGLPQIIGFEIEAFPAAVIAFGLNSAAYISEIIRAGILAVDKGQREAAMALGVPYRRMMLDIILPQALKNILPALMNEFITLTKESAVVTVIGATDIMRRAYIVGGQKYAFFEPLLVAGLIYYVLVMILTLLGKAVEGRMRKSD
- a CDS encoding amino acid ABC transporter ATP-binding protein, with product MIKVVDLHKSFGKLEVLKGITTTIAQGEVVAIIGPSGSGKSTFLRCMNLLEEPTKGKIWIGGQEITDRKTDIMKVRQNVGMVFQHFHLFPHMTVLENLMYAPMKVKGVAKQEAEAKGMELLRKVGLAEKANEYPGRLSGGQKQRVAIARALAMSPEVMLFDEPTSALDPEMVKEVLEVMKSLAHTGMTMAIVTHEMGFAREVADRVLFLDGGQLVEDAPPSEFFASPKSKRAQEFLEKML